GAACGCGACGCCGAAGTCGCCGTGCTGCGTCGACACGCCGACGGATTCTCCCCGCGACAGCTCACCGACCTCGAGTCCGTCGTCACGCTCGACGAGATCCGCGCCGCGCAGGAGGCCGCGGATCGCGTCGAGGTGACCGATGATGTGCTCGGCTACGTCGTCGATCTCGCCCGCGCCACGCGCCAGTCACCCTCGGTGCAGCTGGGCGCGAGCCCCCGTGCCTCGACCGGTCTTCTCGCTGCGGCGAAGGCATGGGCCTGGCTCAACGGCTCGAGCGCCGTCACCCCCGACCATGTGCAGACGATGCTGATGCCGGTGTGGCGCCACCGCCTGCAGCTGCGTCCGGATGCCGAGATGGAGGGCGTGTCCGCGGATGCGGTCCTCTCGTCCGTCGTGCAGCAGACCCGGGTGCCGATCTAAGTGTTCGTCACCGGCCGACTCTCCCTTGCGATCGCGGCGGGCGTGATCCCCGTGGTGCTCCTCAGCTCCGCGGGGGTTCCGGCATGGTGGAGCATGGGCGCCTGGCTCCTCCTGTGCCTGCTGCTGGTCGGCCTGGATGTGCTGTTGGCGGCCGACCCTCGCAGCGTGCACATCACGCGCAGCACACCTTCGCGCGTGCGTCTGGGAGAACCGACGGCCGCGGATGTCGTGGTGCAGAACCTCGGTCGGCGACACCTGCACGGTCATGTGCGGGACGCATGGCAGCCAACCGCCGGCGCTCAGACCGCCCGTGCCGTGCTTGACCTGCCCGCAGGAGAGCGCCGCCGTGTGCAGACCGGGCTCATCCCGCGCCGACGTGGCGAGTTGGAGAGCGCCTTCGTCGCGGTGCGTGCGCGGGGACCTCTGGGGCTGGCCGGCCGTCAGGCCGAGCACGCCGTGCGCGGCAGCATCCGTGTCCTTCCGCCTTTCACCTCACGGCGCCATCTGCCCTCGCGACTCGCGCGTCTACGGGAACTCGACGGCAACACGAGCGTGCAGGTGCGCGGGCAGGGCACGGAGTTCGACTCGCTGCGAGAGTACGTGCGCGGCGACGACGTGCGCTCGATTGACTGGCGCGCAACCGCACGGGCGGGCACGACGATGCTGCGCACCTGGCGCCCGGAGCGGGACCGCCACGTCGTGATCGTGATCGACACGGGGCGCACAGCTGCCGCACGCGTCGGAGACGGCACCCGACTCGATGCGGCGTTCGAAGCGGCTCTCCTTTTGGGAGCGCTGGCGACCCGCGCAGGAGATCACGTGCATCTGCTGCTCGTCGACCGGGTCGTGCGAGCCCGCGTCACCGGGGTCGATGGGGCGGGGCTTCTTCCCGCGATGTCGGATGCGATGGCGACCGTGCACGCGCGCCTGATCGACACCGACTGGGGCGCGGCCTTCGCCGCCGTGCGCACGGTCACGACGCGCCCCTCGCTGCTTGTCGTCCTCACCGCCCAGGATGCTCCGGAGAGCGCCCGCAGTTTCCTCGGGGCGCTGCCCGAGTCGTCGCGCGCTATGACGATGCTCGTCGGGTCCGTGACCGATCTCGACATCGCGGCGCTGGCCCGCAACAGGGACAGCCGCGATGAGATCTACCTCGCGGCCGCGGCGGAGCGTACGCTGCGGGACGCCGCAGACGTCGCCGATGCCATCCGGCGTGCCGGCGGGGAGCCGATCGCCGCGGACCCGGAGGATCTGCCCCCGCGCATCGCTGACCGCTATCTAGATCTGAAGGCGGCGGGCCGCCTGTAGCGATACCCCCACGTCACCGTCTATTCATGAATGATTCGCTTTTACTAATCATTCAGATTTAGCTAGACTGTAGGCATGACCGTTCACACCCCGCACGACGCCGCAGCGAGCCTGCGCCATGCGGGTCTGCGTGTCACAGCACAGCGAATCGCCGTCCTGAACATCCTCCACGAGAATCCGCACGCGTCCGCGGACGCTCTCTTCGAACACGCCAAGGCCGCTCTTCCCGGTATCGCGTTGCCCACGATCCATGGCATCGTCAATGACCTCACCGCCGCAGGAATCGTGCGCCGCGTCAGCCTTCCCGACGTCAGCAGCGCTCTCTACGAGATCCAGCACCACGACGACAACCACCATCACATGCAGTGCGTCGACTGCGGCCGCGTCGAAGACGTGGCCTGCGCGGTCGGCGCCGCCCCCTGCCTTGCACCTTCCCACGATCACGGCATGCGCCTGCTCGAAGCCGCCGTGACCTACCGAGCACTCTGCCCACAATGCGAAAGGAAACGCGAACTTGTCTGACAAGCCAGCAACCACGACACAGACCGGCACCCCGGTCGCCAGTGACGCACACTCCCTGACCGTCGGAAACGACGGCATCACCGCACTCCACGACCGCTACCTGGTCGAGAAGCTCGCCTCGTTCAACCGTGAGCGCGTTCCGGAGCGCAACCCGCACGCCAAGGGTGGCGGCGCGTTCGGTGAGTTCGTCGTCACAGAAGACGTCTCGAAGTACACCCGCGCGGCTGTGTTCCAGCCCGGCGCCAAGAGCGAGACCCTCCTGCGCTTCTCGTCCGTCGCCGGCGAGCAGGGCTCCCCCGACACCTGGCGTGACGTGCGCGGCTTCTCACTGCGCTTCTACACGACCGAGGGAAACCTCGACATCGTCGGCAACAACACTCCGACCTTCTTCATCCGCGACGGCATCAAGTTCCCGGACTTCATCCACTCCCAGAAGCGCCTCGGCGCCTCGGGCCTGCGCAACGCAGACATGCAGTGGGACTTCTGGACGCTCTCGCCCGAGTCCGCGCACCAGGTCACCTACCTCATGGGCGACCGCGGCATCTCGCGCAGCTGGCGCCACGTCAACGGCTACGGCTCGCACACCTACCAGTGGGTCAACGAGGCCGGTGAGCGCTTCTGGGTGAAGTACCACTTCCTGTCCCAGCAGGGTGTCGAGCCGATGTTCGCCGACGAAGCCGAGCGCATCGCCGGTGCCGACGCCGACTACTACCGTCGCGACCTCTTCGAATCGATCGCCGCAGGCGACTTCCCCTCGTGGGACGTCTACGTGCAGGTCATGCCGTACGAAGATGCCAAGACCTACCGTTACAACCCCTTCGACCTCACCAAGACGTGGCCGAAGGCGGACTACCCGCGCATCAAGGTCGGAACCTTCACGCTGAACCGCAACCCGGAGAACTTCTTCGCGCAGATCGAGCAGGCCGCGTTCTCCCCCGGCAACCAGGTTCCCGGCACGGGCATCTCGCCGGACAAGATGCTCATGGCTCGCGTGTTCTCGTACCCGGACGCACAGCGCTACCGCATCGGCGCGAACTACAACCAGCTGCCGGTCAACCAGCCGCACGCCGCCTCCGTGAGCAACTACATGCACGAAGGCCAGATGCAGTACCACTTCAACCCGGCGGATCACCGCGTCTACACCCCGAACTCCTACGGCGCTGCCGGCGGACCCGAGGCAGACCCGGCACGCGGTGTCGAGGCGAGCTGGGAGTCGGACGGCGAGCTCGTGCGCGCCGCCGCGACCCTGCGCGCCGATGACAGCGACTTCGGCCAGGCCGGAATCCTCTACCGCGAGGTCTTCACCGACGAGCAGCGTGCACGCTTCGTCGAGACCCTCGTCGGCCAGTACAACGGGCTGACTGTCCCCGCCATCCAGGAGCGCTTCTTCTGGTACTGGGGCCAGGTCGACGCGAACCTCGGCGCCACGCTGCGCGAGCTCGCGGGAGCGCCCCTCGGCCAGGCTGAGCCGGTCGGCGTCGGCGAGTAACACCCGCCGTGCGAAGGGGTCGGATGCTGCGGCATCCGACCCCTTCGTCGTGTTCCAAGGCCCCGCGCCGATCACGTTCGTCGACAGCTGCTCGATTTCTGTTTCGGCGCGCCTCCCTGGGAGTTCGCTGAGGAGCGGGATCATGTGGAACGCCGGGCCACCGGGCCCCGCCTTCTGAAAGGACCAGCCATGAGTGATTCACCGTCCGCTGTGCCCACTCTCGGGGCGAAGATCGCCGCCGAAGCATTCGGCACCTTCCTGCTCGTGTTCGGCGGCGTGGGTACAGCCCTCTTCGCCTCGAACCACTTCACCGATCCGGGTGCGAACTCGGCCGTGTATGTGGCCGTCGCACTCGCCTTCGGTCTCACCGTGGTCGTCGGTGCCTACGCGTTCGGCCCCATTTCCGGTGGGCACTTCAACCCCGCCGTCACGCTCGGCGCAGCCGCAGCCGGTCGCATCAGCTGGCGCGATGTCGGGCCGTACATCATCGCTCAGGTGATCGGTGGTGTCGTCGCCAGCACCGCGCTCGTGCTCATCGGCACCTTCGGCCCCGATGGCTGGCTGAGCGGCGCTCAGGACGCGGGCTTCGCGAGCAACGGCTGGGGCGAGCACTCCCCCGGCGGGTTCGGCATGTTCGCCGCGATCACGGTGGAGATCATCCTCACTGCGTTCTTCCTGTTCGTGATTCTCGGCACCACGCACGCCAAGCGCGGCACCCCGTTCGCGGGTCTGGCGATCGGTCTCACGCTGACCCTCATCCACCTCATCTCCATTCCGGTGGACAACACCTCGGTGAACCCTGCCCGCTCGATCGCGGCGGCCATCTACGGTGGCGTCGGGCCACTGTCGCAGCTGTGGGTGTTCCTCGTGTTCCCGGTCGTCGGCGCGATGATCGCCGGCTTCGCGTACAAGGCGCTGTTCGATGCGACGGCGAAGCAGCCGAAGCAGCTGTAAACACATCCGCCTGCGAAGAGGGGTCGGCGCTCAGGCGTCGGCCCCTCTTTTCGATGTTCAGCCTGCGACGAGAGTGGCGGTTCCGGCCTCGTACTCCGTCAGGTCGCCGCTTTCGCCGCGACGTGCGGCACGCCCTCCGACGACGAGCATGTAGATGAGGAAGATGCCGAGCGCTGCCACGCCGATGCCGATCTTGACCGGCCAGGGCAGCGACCATCCGGTGACGAACCCCTCGATGAGACCGGCCAGTGCCAGGGCGAAGATGAGCCCGATCGCGATCGTGCCGAGCGACCGGCCCGTGGCGGCCAGAGCGGCCGCGCGCGTGCGAGCGCCCGGTGCGACCCAGGCCCAGAAGACGTGCAACCCCGCTGCAGCAGCGACGAAGATGCAGGTCAGTTCGAGCAGGCCGTGCGGCAGCAGGTAGAGGATCATGATGTCGAGCCGCTCATGCGCAGCCATGATCGCCACGGCGGTCGCAAGATTCATCGCGTTCTGCACGATGGCGAAGATCGGCCAGATTCCGGTGACCCCGAAGATCACGCACTGAGCGGCGATCCAGGCGTTGTTCGTCCAGACCATCCCTGCGAAGACCGCGGCAGGGTTCTCGGTGTAGTAGCCGGTGAACGACTCGTCGGCGTACTGCTGCAGCAGGTCGGCGGGGCCGAGGCTGGCCACCAGCGCCGGGTCCGCGGATATCCACGCCCCGACGACCACGACGATCGCGACGAAGACGACCGCGACCGCGAGGGTCGTCCAGCGCACCCGGTAGAGCGCCGCCGGCAGCTGGTCGCTGAAGAAGCGCGCGATCTGGGTGAGGACGTTGTCGGTGGCTCCGGTCAGACGCAGCCGCGCCCGCGCGAGAATCGTCGACACGTAAGCGCTCTGGGGCGAGGTGCCGACGGAGGTCTTGAGATCGGCGAGGTCGGCGGATGCTGCGCGGTACCGCGTGATCAGCTCGTCGACCCCTTCCCCGTCGAGGCGCGCACGAGTGAGCTCATCAAGGCGTTCCCACTCTGCACGGCGAGAGTCGGCCAGGGCATCAGCATCCACCCGATTCACTGTACGCGGTCGCGTGATCGCGGGGCGCCTGCCCCGATCTCGGCTTCCTCGGATGAACCCGCACTTCGTCCTCCGCCCTGGCGGTCGAAACGCCGCTCAGACCGCGCGCTACTCGCGAATGAGGCCACCGTGATAGTCGAGTGTGTACACCTCGGTATCGTCCTTGACGATGCGCTCTCGTCCGGTGAACATGCGGTGGTCTCCTGTGGACGTGTCTTCGTAGAGGTGCTCGTCGCCGTCCTGCCAGCGGAAACCGCCCAGGAAGCGGCCCTCGCGATACAGCGCGGACAGAGCCTCCTGGATGACTCGGCCGCCCGTCGCGGCGTCGAAGAGGTCGTCGCGAAGGACCCTGCCGTAGTAGTTCATCGCCCATACCGGGGTTCGAATGTCTCCCACAACGTGCCAGACCACCTCCTGTCCGACGAAGTCGGTTCCACCGAAGTAGGAGTCGCGATACTCCCACCCCGGCTCGGCGTAGGTAACGTCATGAGACCCCGCTCGCGTCGATTCGGCTTTTGCGCCCCCGCCCACATAGGAGGCCGCCTTTGCCCGGACGATAAAGGCTTCGAGGGCGGCCAGGTGTTCCTTCTCCGTGTTCTGCACTCGCAGAACGGTACAGGCCACCTCCGACACCGGCGTCAGCCCGACCGACCGACGAGCACTCCGGCCTCCTCCGAGGAAGACAGTCCGAGGTCGCGACCTGATTTACTGGACACATGTCCGTGACGCAGCCTGCCGAAGACGAGGTTCTCTCCGGAGAAGCGGTCGCCATCGATATCCAGCCCGTCGGCTTCTTCCTCCGCGCGCTGGGCGCAGCAATCGACGTCGCACTGTCCGTCGTCGTGATGGTGCTGTTCGTCCTGATCCGGCTCTGGACGATGGGCTTCACGGGCGGCGACCCGGCGCTCGACCGGATCCTTGTGATCCTCGCGGCGGTGTTCTCCTTCGTCGTCCTCCCGTGCACGATCGAGGTGGCAACCCGCGGCCGGAGCCTCGGAAAGCTCGCCGTCGGTGGTCGCATCGTCCGTGTCGACGGCGGCGCGACAGGTTTCCGCCACGCATTCATCCGCGCTCTCGTCGGCGTCCTCGAGATCTACATGACGTTCGGTGCCGTCGCACTGCTCACGGGCGCCTTCTCGCCCCGTTCGCAGAGACTCGGCGATCTCGTCGCCGGCACCTACGCGCAACGCGTGCGCACGCCCGCGCTGCCCGTGAGCCACCCCGTCATGCCCGCAGAGCTTGCCGAGTGGGCTCAGATCGCGGACGTGGCGCGGATGCCGGATCGCCTCGCCCGTCGCGTTTCGCAGTTCCTGCAGACGGCCTCACGGCTGACTCCCGCGGCACGTGAGGGCGTCGCGCGCGAACTCGTCAGCGAAGCATCCGCGTACATCTCCCCGCTGCCCGCCGCGCACCCCGAGGCGATTCTGATCGCCGCGACGATCGTGCGTCGCGAACGCGAGTCTCGTTCCCTGGCGATCGCGGATGATCGTGTTGAGCACCTCACACGGCGTCGCGTACGCCTATAGCGGCACCCCAGGGCAGGAACGACGAACGGGCGCCGGGTGGCGTTTCCGCACACCCGACACCCGTTCGGTGTCACTCTGCCTTAGGCGTCTGTGCTGCCCAGTGCGCGTCGGCGCACGAACAGGAGCACCGCACCCGCGATGACGGCTGCGAGACCACCACCGACCACCCAGCCCGGAACGGGCGTGCCGCCGGTCGTGGCGAGGTCACCCGCACCCGGCGTGCCCCCCGCGCCCGTGCCACAGGTCGGCTTCGTCAGCGTGAACTGCTTCGTTGCCGTGCCGTCCGTGTGGAGCGTCCACCCGTCACCGGAGGTCAGCGCGTAGCCGGCCTCAGGAGTCGCCGTGATCGTGACCGTCTCGCCAGCTGCCGGTGAGGCGTTCGACGAGGTGTACACGATGCCCGGCGTCGTCGGCAGCGTCAGCGTGGCGCCCGCAGCGCAGGTCGCCTGCGTGATGCCCGGGTCGACCGTCACCGGAGCACACTCCAGCGCCGCGGGGATCTCCATCTGCATGGTCGCAGTGAAGTTGTCCGGCGCGACGGTCCAACCGGCAGCCGGGTCCAGCACGTAGCCGGGCACTGCCGTCGCGGTCACCGTCACTGTGGTGCCGGGAACAACCGACCCCGCGGTGATCTCGTAGGTGACTCCCGTGGAGATGTCGAACACGACCGTCGGGGTGCTGGTCCCGCCTGCGACGCAGACGTTCTCGATGGTCGGAGTGACCGGCGTCACCGCGACCGGCAGAATCACACAGCCCGGGTCCACCAGCGTGATCACACGCGTCGCCGTCTTACGATCACCCGAGATCGTCCACCCCGTCACCGACGCATCGAACTCATTCGTACCCTCAGCCGTCGCCACAACCGTGACCGTGCCACCAGCAACCTCCGCACCCGACTTCACATACGTGACATCAGCCGAATCCGCAGGCAACGTCACCGACGGCGTCGACGCGACACCCGCCGTGCACACCGACTCCACAACCGTCGGCAGAACCGGAACAACGGTGCTGCCGCCGGGCACGGGGGCGATCATCGGCGTGCCGCAGGTCGAGTCCGCGTCACCGAGGAAGGGGAACGAGTGGAACTCGCTGCCGTTGCCGTTGTCCTGGGTAAGGTGGCCCGCCACCCAGACGCGACCGTTCGTTCCGTTCGCCTTGTGGTACGTGTGCGAGTCGGAACGCGGAACGACGATGGATCCCGGCACCTGGGCTCCGGCGATCTCCACGCGGGTCGACTCCGGGAACGCCCAGAGCGTGCGCGACGCGATCTGACCGAAAGCGACATCGCCCATCGGGATCGCCGCCTCGCCGTTGTAGAGGCCCTGCACGTTGACGATCGCAGGCGTCGTGCCCGTGACCTCGATCACAACGATGTCCGTCGGGTCGATGTCGAAGAGGTGCAGCGTGAACGCACGCGCAGACAGGTCTGCGGCAGGGATGGAGAACAGGTGACGATCGGCGCCAGCGGTTCCGCGAAGCTCCAGTCGACCCCACGACTCGGTCTTGTACGTGCCGGGGGTGCCGGTGAGGTTGCGTGTCGTGAAGTCGCTCAGCACCGCGAAGTCATTGTTCGGCCAGTTCGCGAAGTTCGAGCCCAGCGCCGCGGCCCGGCCCAGTGACTCTTCGACCGTGCCGCCGCCGCCGAGGACGAGCTTCGCCTCGGTCTCGATCAGCCCGCCGACCTTCACGTTTCCGGGGAGGAGCGCGTCGTCAGCCGCCTTCGAGCTGATCTCCGCACGCGACGTGCCGTTGATCGTGAAATCGCCACCGACACGCACGAGGTCGGTGCCGGAGACGGGAAGCACACCCGATCCGACGCCAACCCAGCCCATGTTGAACAGCGCATTGCCGTCGAGCAGCGCATCGCCGTTGACGACAAGCTGGCCTTCAAGCTCTGCGCCGGCCGTGCGCGTGAAGTTTCCGCCCACGTATACCGCGACGTTCTCGTCGATGGGCTGGGGCTTGGACGTTCCCGCGGACGAGACGTTTCCGACACCGGAAACCGCCTCACAGGCTTTGAAGCTCGCGGGAGCGATGGGCGCGGCGGGCAGCGGCGCAGCGGCGGCAGCGGTCGCAGGCAGCACAAGGCTGCTTCCGACCAGCAAGACCCCTGCGAGAGCTGCGATGTGTTGACGCAGACGCATGTTGTCCTATCTTGTTCTAAGAATTCGGGCACACCACGAATCGATAGGGCAGATGTCCCCCACCTGCGGGCGCCCCTCAGAGCCCGCTTCCCCAACGCGATGCGATATCAGGATATCGGGAATTTGAGCTAGACGCTAAACAAAATACGCGAGCCGCGCTTTTTCGCTCAGTAGCGGTAGTGCTCCAGCTTGTAGGGACCGTCGACAGGCACACCGATGTATGCCGCCTGCTCGGTGCTGAGTCGAGTCAGCTGAACCCCGAGGGCATCAAGATGCAGGCGGGCGACCTTCTCGTCGAGCGCCTTCGGCAGCACGTAGACGCCGACCGGGTACTCGTCGATCTTGGTGTAGAGCTCAAGTTGCGCGAGCACCTGGTTGGTGAACGACGCGCTCATGACGAAGGAGGGGTGCCCCGTGGCGTTTCCGAGGTTCATGAGGCGTCCCTCGCTGAGGACGAGCACGCTGCGCCCCGTGGGCAGACGCCACTCATGCACCTGCGGTTTGATCTCGATCGCCGCGGCGCCCTTCAGCGACTCCAGCCCCGCCATGTCGATCTCGTTGTCGAAATGACCGACGTTCGCGACGATCGCGAGGTGCTTGAGACCGAGGATGTGCTGCGTCGTGACGACGTTCTTGTTGCCGGTGCCCGTGACGACGATGTCGACCTGGTCGATGACGTCTTCCAGGCGCGTCACCTGGAAGCCGTCCATCGCGGCCTGCAGGGCGCAGATCGGATCCACTTCGCTGACGATCACGCGTGCGCCCTGGCCGCGCAGCGCTTCGGCGGCCCCCTTGCCGACGTCGCCGTAGCCGCACACGAAAGCGACCTTTCCGCCTATGAGCACGTCAGTGGCACGGTTGAGACCGTCAGGCAGGGAGTGGCGGATGCCGTACTTGTTGTCGAACTTGCTCTTCGTGACAGAGTCGTTCACGTTGATCGCAGGGAACAGAAGAGTCTCGGCCGCGGCGAGTTCATAGAGCCGGTGCACACCCGTCGTGGTCTCCTCGGTCACGCCCAGGATGCCCGCCGCCACTCGGGTCCAGCGCTGCGCGTCGCTCGCCAGCGAGGCCCGCAGAGTCTCGAGGATGATGCGGTACTCATGCGCGTCGGCCTCCGCAGCCTCCGGAACAGCGCCCGCGGCTTCGAACTCGACGCCCTTGTGCACGAGAAGTGTCGCGTCGCCGCCATCATCGAGAATCAGGTTGGGTCCGTCGTGTCCGGTGGATGACCAGTCGAAGATGCGCTCGGTGCACTGCCAGTACTCAGCGAGCGTCTCGCCCTTCCAGGCGAACACGGGAACACCCGCGGGCGCATCGACGGTGCCGTTCGGACCAACCACGACAGCCGCGGCGGCTTCGTCCTGGGTCGAGAAGATGTTGCAGCTCGCCCAGCGCACCTCAGCGCCCAGCGCCACGAGGGTCTCGATGAGAACCGCCGTCTGCACCGTCATGTGCAGGGAGCCCGCGATGCGCGCGCCCTTGAGGGGCTGCTCGGCCGCGAACTCGGCGCGCAATGCCATCAGCCCAGGCATCTCGTTCTCTGCCAGCCGCAGCTGGTGGCGTCCGGCTTCTGCGAGGGAGAGATCGGCGACGGCGTAGTCGAAAGTCGTGGACATGGTCGTATTGTCCCAGGTCCGGTCGCGGCGGTTGGCCGCGTGACGACATCGAAGGACTCAGGTGCGGAGCGCTTCGTGGCGCACGATCAGCCACCCGGCGGGCACCGACAGCCGCTCCGAATGCGGTGAGCACAGATCGTGGGCGTGCGGATCGTTCGCCGCGCCCAGTGGGCCCAGCGCAGCCATCTGATCGCCGTAGTCATACGTCAGCGTGGCGACAGCCTCGCGGGCGCAGCCAACCTTGGAGCAGATTCGTCCGTGCATCGCCCACAGCTTAGACATCGTCGATGCCCGAGACCGGATGCCGCGCGGCAGAGCGCCTAGACTTCTGAACATGCCCCGTCGACGCTCTGCATCGGTTCCGCCCGCTCCGCGGCGCGCGACACGTCACGGCCGACACGGCCGCCTGGGGCGCAGCCCAGTGGTGCGCCCGCCTCTTCCGGCACTCGACGGTCGGATCGACACGTTCGATCTGACGGTCAGCACGGCAGTGGACTTCCTCTGCTCGGTGTGGCCGGAGCTTCGCGATGTGCGCGTCGAGGTCGCTGCCATGCCGAGCATCGACGACCCCGACGGCATGCCCCGGTGGTACGTCGATGCCGCGCACCACCGCATCGTGCTGTTCCGTGTGCCGATCGAGCGACTGCTCGTTCCCGGGCACGATGACCTCGCCCACCGACGGATCGCGATCGAGAGCGCGGTCTTCCGTGCCGCCGCAGAGTACACAGGCCGTGAGCCGTGGGACCTCGGTCCGCACGGATTCCACGACCACTGACCGATCCCCTCTTAGGGGTAGACCGTCACCGCGCTGGATGAGGCGGCTGACGGCCAGACCGGCCATCCCGCGATCGCACCGGGCGTCGCCATCGTGATGGCCGCGTGCACGGGCCCTGTCGTTGACAGACCGTAGGCGGCATCGCTGTCGACCTGGATCAGCGCCGCGCTCTGGGCTCCCACCACGACCTCGCGCTCGTCGCCGTTCGCGAAGTCCGTGAGCGTCACGACCGTATCCGCGTCGGTGTTGTTGCGCAGATGCAGCGTCGCGGCCGGGCCTCGCGGCACAGCGAACGTCGTCGGCTCGGTGATCGTCGGGGCGGGCGTCATCCAGGCATAATCGACGCCGGCGCCCACACCCGTCGACTGCCAGGCGGCCGCGACCACAGGCTCGTCGGCTTCGATCTCCACGCTGTACACGCCAACGGGAAGTCCCGGCAGATCCACTTCGACGGGCTCTCCGGCACGCAGATCGATGCTGATCTCGTCACCGACGACCCGGGCGCCATCCGCCGTGCGCGTCGTCAGACGCACGTTCGTGTCATTGCTCGGCGCCATGAGCCGCACGATGGTCATGGATGCTTCGTCGGTGGCCTCGACAAGCACCTGCACCCCGGCCAGCACCTGGCTGCGCTGCGGCTGGCCGGTGCCGTCCTGCAGGTCGATGCCGCTGGGGTCGAGGACGCGGATGAGGCTCGACTGCAGCATGGTTCGCAGCGGAGCGCCGGTTGCCGTGACGCGCACGATCGGCGTGCTCTCGCCCGCGGCTCCCGCCGCGAGGGGGACGGACACCTGCGTTCGCGGTGCGAGCACGATGTCGCTCGTCCGGGTCGGTCCTGTCGATCCGTACACGGTGAAGGATGCGGTCGCGGTGACGTCACTCGGGTTCGCGATCAGCACGATATCGCTCGTGCCAGTGCTCGCGGCGCCCCCGACGATCCAGGATTCCATGCTGGGCGCGCGGCAGGCGGATGCCGCAAAACCCGCGAGGTCCGGTCCCATGACCGACACGGACTCGGCGGCGGCGATCTCGACGGCCTCGCGCGCATCCGAACGTCCGATGTACATCGTCTGCTCGCTGGCCTCGGCCAGTTCGGGCATACGGAGCTGATGCTCTTCGACCCGCACTCCGTCGGCCGCCCCCACGGTGATCTCGGGCCATGCATCCGCGGTGATGAGCGCCGCATTGAGCGGATCACGGCCCAGCGCGCGCAGCGGACCGGCGCAGGTCAGGAAGATGTCACCCGAGATCGGGGTCACCTCGACGTTCGCAGGGGTATGGGTGACGGTCGGCCAGGTCAGCGGCACCGAGACGATCGCGCCGGCCACGACGGCTGTCGAGACCGCGAGCCCCGCGATGATGCGTGCGCTGGTCGCGGCGACGCGCACGGCGTTGGGCTTGCTCATCGCGATTCCTCCTTCGAATCGTCCCCGTCGGGCTGGTCGTCCGGCGTCACGTCAGCAGAATCCGGAGCGTCCGGCGCAGCCGTGTCGGAATCGACCCGGGGCTCAGCACTCTCGGCGTCGATGACCGCGGCGTCGCCGGGGACGTCGTCGCCCGGATCCGACGGTGTCGACGCCTCGGACGGGGTGTCCGCTTCGGGTGCGGCGGCATCGTGCTGCGGAGCATCCACCGGGGCTTCCGTCGCTTCGTCCGCAGCCGCAGGCGCCTCCTGCATCGTCGGCGTCGA
The DNA window shown above is from Microbacterium keratanolyticum and carries:
- a CDS encoding DUF58 domain-containing protein; amino-acid sequence: MFVTGRLSLAIAAGVIPVVLLSSAGVPAWWSMGAWLLLCLLLVGLDVLLAADPRSVHITRSTPSRVRLGEPTAADVVVQNLGRRHLHGHVRDAWQPTAGAQTARAVLDLPAGERRRVQTGLIPRRRGELESAFVAVRARGPLGLAGRQAEHAVRGSIRVLPPFTSRRHLPSRLARLRELDGNTSVQVRGQGTEFDSLREYVRGDDVRSIDWRATARAGTTMLRTWRPERDRHVVIVIDTGRTAAARVGDGTRLDAAFEAALLLGALATRAGDHVHLLLVDRVVRARVTGVDGAGLLPAMSDAMATVHARLIDTDWGAAFAAVRTVTTRPSLLVVLTAQDAPESARSFLGALPESSRAMTMLVGSVTDLDIAALARNRDSRDEIYLAAAAERTLRDAADVADAIRRAGGEPIAADPEDLPPRIADRYLDLKAAGRL
- a CDS encoding DUF5680 domain-containing protein, which encodes MQNTEKEHLAALEAFIVRAKAASYVGGGAKAESTRAGSHDVTYAEPGWEYRDSYFGGTDFVGQEVVWHVVGDIRTPVWAMNYYGRVLRDDLFDAATGGRVIQEALSALYREGRFLGGFRWQDGDEHLYEDTSTGDHRMFTGRERIVKDDTEVYTLDYHGGLIRE
- a CDS encoding stage II sporulation protein M; translated protein: MDADALADSRRAEWERLDELTRARLDGEGVDELITRYRAASADLADLKTSVGTSPQSAYVSTILARARLRLTGATDNVLTQIARFFSDQLPAALYRVRWTTLAVAVVFVAIVVVVGAWISADPALVASLGPADLLQQYADESFTGYYTENPAAVFAGMVWTNNAWIAAQCVIFGVTGIWPIFAIVQNAMNLATAVAIMAAHERLDIMILYLLPHGLLELTCIFVAAAAGLHVFWAWVAPGARTRAAALAATGRSLGTIAIGLIFALALAGLIEGFVTGWSLPWPVKIGIGVAALGIFLIYMLVVGGRAARRGESGDLTEYEAGTATLVAG
- a CDS encoding RDD family protein, which encodes MSVTQPAEDEVLSGEAVAIDIQPVGFFLRALGAAIDVALSVVVMVLFVLIRLWTMGFTGGDPALDRILVILAAVFSFVVLPCTIEVATRGRSLGKLAVGGRIVRVDGGATGFRHAFIRALVGVLEIYMTFGAVALLTGAFSPRSQRLGDLVAGTYAQRVRTPALPVSHPVMPAELAEWAQIADVARMPDRLARRVSQFLQTASRLTPAAREGVARELVSEASAYISPLPAAHPEAILIAATIVRRERESRSLAIADDRVEHLTRRRVRL
- the aqpZ gene encoding aquaporin Z, which produces MSDSPSAVPTLGAKIAAEAFGTFLLVFGGVGTALFASNHFTDPGANSAVYVAVALAFGLTVVVGAYAFGPISGGHFNPAVTLGAAAAGRISWRDVGPYIIAQVIGGVVASTALVLIGTFGPDGWLSGAQDAGFASNGWGEHSPGGFGMFAAITVEIILTAFFLFVILGTTHAKRGTPFAGLAIGLTLTLIHLISIPVDNTSVNPARSIAAAIYGGVGPLSQLWVFLVFPVVGAMIAGFAYKALFDATAKQPKQL
- a CDS encoding catalase produces the protein MSDKPATTTQTGTPVASDAHSLTVGNDGITALHDRYLVEKLASFNRERVPERNPHAKGGGAFGEFVVTEDVSKYTRAAVFQPGAKSETLLRFSSVAGEQGSPDTWRDVRGFSLRFYTTEGNLDIVGNNTPTFFIRDGIKFPDFIHSQKRLGASGLRNADMQWDFWTLSPESAHQVTYLMGDRGISRSWRHVNGYGSHTYQWVNEAGERFWVKYHFLSQQGVEPMFADEAERIAGADADYYRRDLFESIAAGDFPSWDVYVQVMPYEDAKTYRYNPFDLTKTWPKADYPRIKVGTFTLNRNPENFFAQIEQAAFSPGNQVPGTGISPDKMLMARVFSYPDAQRYRIGANYNQLPVNQPHAASVSNYMHEGQMQYHFNPADHRVYTPNSYGAAGGPEADPARGVEASWESDGELVRAAATLRADDSDFGQAGILYREVFTDEQRARFVETLVGQYNGLTVPAIQERFFWYWGQVDANLGATLRELAGAPLGQAEPVGVGE
- a CDS encoding Fur family transcriptional regulator, with translation MTVHTPHDAAASLRHAGLRVTAQRIAVLNILHENPHASADALFEHAKAALPGIALPTIHGIVNDLTAAGIVRRVSLPDVSSALYEIQHHDDNHHHMQCVDCGRVEDVACAVGAAPCLAPSHDHGMRLLEAAVTYRALCPQCERKRELV